One window from the genome of Desulfovibrio psychrotolerans encodes:
- the opp1B gene encoding nickel/cobalt ABC transporter permease, whose product MRRYIIRRVLASVPMLVGVTFLAFVLISIIPADPAEVALRVNEIIPTPELIEVQRKALGLDRPFLERYAVWLYKAVQLDLGFSYTNHHRAVAEEIARCLPATLTLAAASLLFTLIISLPLAVLSAVWRGSIFDTVVRAVVFFGTAMPNYWAAFILIWVFGIHFDLLPTGGKAGWQSYLLPAFTLSLTYISTYVRLVRSTMLQTMQEAFVLYARARGLSRRRIILRHVFKNSLQSSITALGMSIPQLIAGTVVVESIFAWPGIGRLCISAIFNRDYPIIQAYVLMMGVLFIMFNLIVDIINAWIDPRQRAEG is encoded by the coding sequence ATGAGACGGTATATCATTCGACGTGTTCTTGCCTCGGTGCCGATGCTTGTCGGGGTAACGTTTCTGGCGTTTGTCCTTATATCCATTATCCCGGCGGACCCGGCGGAAGTGGCTCTGCGTGTCAATGAGATTATCCCTACTCCAGAGCTTATCGAGGTCCAGCGCAAGGCGCTGGGCCTCGACAGGCCCTTTCTGGAACGGTACGCGGTGTGGCTGTATAAAGCGGTGCAGCTTGATCTGGGATTCTCGTACACCAACCACCACAGGGCAGTGGCAGAGGAGATTGCCAGATGCCTGCCCGCAACCCTGACCCTTGCGGCGGCCTCATTGTTGTTTACGCTTATCATAAGCCTGCCGCTGGCGGTGCTGAGCGCTGTGTGGCGGGGCAGCATTTTTGATACCGTGGTGCGCGCTGTGGTGTTTTTCGGCACGGCCATGCCCAACTACTGGGCGGCGTTTATCCTTATATGGGTTTTCGGGATCCATTTCGACCTGCTGCCCACAGGCGGCAAGGCGGGGTGGCAGTCGTACCTGCTGCCGGCGTTCACGCTGTCGCTGACGTATATTTCCACCTATGTGCGGCTGGTGCGCAGCACCATGCTCCAGACCATGCAGGAGGCGTTTGTGCTGTATGCACGGGCGCGGGGGCTTTCGCGCCGCAGGATTATTCTGCGGCATGTGTTCAAGAATTCGTTGCAGTCCAGCATTACGGCGCTGGGGATGAGTATTCCCCAGCTCATTGCAGGCACCGTGGTGGTGGAGAGCATCTTCGCATGGCCCGGCATTGGCAGGCTGTGCATATCGGCCATCTTCAACCGGGATTACCCCATTATTCAGGCCTATGTTTTGATGATGGGAGTGCTGTTCATTATGTTCAATCTTATCGTGGACATAATCAATGCGTGGATTGACCCCAGACAGCGGGCGGAGGGCTAG
- a CDS encoding ABC transporter ATP-binding protein, whose protein sequence is MNALYTLHNIRQQYNGRPVLTVDSFVIETGSIVGIVGPNGGGKSTLMRLLAFLEPPHAGSIHFAGTDVDPRGLSSGQITTLRRKATLLTQEPYLLQRSVEENVAYGLKVRKEQNIAARVASALETVGLAPAEFCKRQWFELSGGEAQRVALAARIALSPRALLLDEPTSSLDEESTDRIREATLHIRNTSGTTLVVVSHDREWLASVADTIRTVRQGRLQPVE, encoded by the coding sequence CATCCGCCAGCAGTATAACGGACGCCCCGTGCTTACCGTGGATAGCTTCGTCATAGAAACGGGCAGCATCGTCGGCATCGTCGGCCCCAACGGCGGCGGCAAGTCCACGCTCATGCGGCTTCTGGCCTTTCTGGAACCACCCCATGCGGGCAGCATCCATTTCGCGGGCACAGACGTAGACCCGCGCGGCCTTTCCTCGGGCCAGATCACCACATTGCGCCGCAAGGCCACGCTGCTCACGCAGGAACCCTACCTGCTCCAACGCAGTGTGGAAGAAAACGTGGCCTACGGCCTCAAGGTACGCAAAGAACAAAACATCGCCGCACGCGTGGCCTCCGCGCTGGAAACCGTGGGACTTGCGCCTGCGGAATTCTGCAAACGCCAGTGGTTCGAACTCTCCGGCGGAGAAGCCCAGCGGGTGGCACTGGCGGCGCGCATCGCCCTGTCTCCCCGCGCGCTGCTGCTGGATGAACCCACCTCGTCACTGGACGAAGAATCCACAGACCGCATCCGCGAAGCCACCCTGCACATCCGCAATACCAGCGGAACCACACTGGTCGTCGTTTCGCACGACAGGGAATGGCTCGCCTCCGTTGCAGATACCATCCGCACGGTCAGGCAGGGCCGCCTGCAACCGGTGGAATGA
- a CDS encoding MATE family efflux transporter: MTHREYMGIAVPFVIATITTPLLGAVDTAVMGRLPDPAYIGGVAVGVVILNTMYWLLGFLRVSTTGFSSQAHGAGDIGLGMWALVRPLGIALCIGCAFILLQQPVLHAALLFLDPAPDARAHAEAYFTIVIWGAPCVLMNYVLLGWLMGQMRLRASLFLQVSTNAVNIVLSIWFVMGLSWGVEGVAASTLIAQGAGVGLGFYLVARYARFSWRSIVWRDFFDSEAMRKIVSVNRDLVIRTICLLAVTNMFVAKGGSFGKEILAGNAVLLQIQYLMAYFFDGLANASSVVAGRASGAEDRVLLRRAVSLSAQWCLFGTLLVSCAYLATYDMVFRLFTSIPEVLAFGSEFGLWMVVFPVCGSVGLVFYGLFSGATLTAPIRNSMLFSLAAYSLAQYGLTPVLGNHGLILAFLVFSLSRSLFLLPYLPRLLRSV; this comes from the coding sequence ATGACACACAGGGAATATATGGGAATTGCCGTTCCCTTTGTTATTGCCACCATTACCACGCCGCTGCTCGGTGCGGTGGATACCGCCGTGATGGGGCGGCTTCCCGACCCTGCGTATATCGGAGGGGTTGCGGTGGGCGTGGTTATTCTGAACACCATGTACTGGTTGCTCGGTTTTTTGCGTGTGAGCACCACAGGATTTTCATCGCAGGCGCACGGGGCAGGAGACATTGGGCTGGGAATGTGGGCGCTGGTACGGCCCCTTGGCATTGCCTTGTGCATAGGTTGCGCGTTCATTCTTCTGCAACAGCCTGTACTGCACGCCGCCCTGCTTTTCCTGGACCCTGCCCCCGATGCGCGGGCACATGCGGAAGCATACTTTACCATTGTGATATGGGGTGCTCCGTGTGTGCTGATGAATTATGTGCTGCTTGGCTGGCTGATGGGGCAGATGCGGCTTAGGGCATCGCTTTTTTTGCAGGTGAGCACCAACGCCGTTAACATTGTCCTGTCGATATGGTTCGTCATGGGGCTTTCGTGGGGAGTGGAAGGCGTTGCGGCAAGCACGCTCATCGCGCAGGGGGCGGGAGTGGGACTGGGCTTTTATCTGGTGGCGCGGTATGCGCGCTTTTCATGGCGAAGCATTGTGTGGCGGGATTTCTTTGACTCCGAGGCCATGCGGAAGATAGTTTCGGTGAACCGAGACCTTGTTATCCGTACCATCTGTCTGCTTGCAGTCACAAACATGTTTGTGGCCAAGGGGGGAAGCTTCGGTAAGGAGATATTGGCCGGAAACGCGGTATTGTTGCAGATTCAGTATCTTATGGCGTATTTTTTTGACGGGCTTGCAAATGCCTCCAGCGTGGTGGCGGGCAGGGCTTCGGGAGCGGAAGACAGGGTGCTTCTGCGCAGGGCTGTTTCGCTTTCTGCCCAGTGGTGCCTGTTTGGGACACTGCTTGTCTCTTGTGCCTATCTGGCTACGTATGACATGGTGTTCCGGCTGTTTACCTCCATTCCGGAGGTACTGGCATTTGGCAGTGAGTTCGGGCTGTGGATGGTTGTTTTTCCCGTATGCGGCAGTGTGGGGCTTGTGTTTTACGGCCTGTTCTCAGGTGCAACGCTCACGGCCCCCATCCGCAACTCCATGCTTTTTTCACTTGCCGCGTATAGCTTAGCGCAGTACGGGCTGACGCCGGTTTTGGGCAACCATGGCCTGATACTGGCGTTTCTTGTCTTCAGCCTGAGCAGGTCGCTCTTTCTGCTGCCTTATCTTCCCCGGCTGCTGCGCAGCGTGTAG
- the opp1C gene encoding nickel/cobalt ABC transporter permease gives MWRRLMRDRVAVACLGIIGATLLLGIFAPLVAPNDPLEANIMAKFRGMSWDYPLGTDQQGRCVLSRLIYGVRPTILLSLLTMGGTIALGGFLGVVSGYFRGAVDEIIMRACDVMLSFPSQVMILAVVGMLGVGIENVIIANILIKWAWYARMIRGSVLQHSEKGFVIFSRTTGAGTGFILWRHIVPSVLPEIIVLASLDAGWVIINISTLSFLGLGVQAPAPEWGAMLNEARHVMVSYPQQMLAPGLAVLTLVACFNLLGDSLRGALEVRGR, from the coding sequence ATGTGGCGTAGGCTTATGAGGGACAGGGTGGCCGTGGCGTGCCTGGGCATCATCGGCGCGACACTGCTGCTGGGGATCTTCGCGCCGCTTGTTGCCCCCAACGACCCGCTGGAGGCCAATATCATGGCCAAGTTCAGGGGGATGTCGTGGGACTACCCGCTGGGAACGGACCAGCAGGGCAGGTGCGTGCTTTCCCGCCTTATTTACGGAGTGCGGCCCACCATTCTGCTTTCGCTGCTGACGATGGGGGGCACCATTGCCCTGGGCGGTTTTTTGGGAGTGGTGTCCGGGTATTTTCGCGGCGCAGTGGATGAGATCATCATGCGTGCCTGCGATGTGATGCTCTCGTTTCCCAGTCAGGTAATGATTCTTGCCGTTGTGGGCATGCTGGGGGTGGGCATTGAAAATGTGATTATTGCCAACATACTCATCAAGTGGGCGTGGTACGCGCGGATGATACGCGGTTCCGTGCTTCAGCACAGCGAGAAAGGGTTTGTGATCTTTTCACGCACAACGGGAGCGGGAACCGGGTTCATACTGTGGCGGCATATTGTGCCTTCTGTGCTGCCGGAGATTATTGTGCTTGCATCGCTGGATGCCGGGTGGGTTATCATCAATATTTCCACCCTCTCCTTTCTGGGGCTTGGTGTACAGGCTCCCGCACCGGAATGGGGTGCCATGCTGAACGAGGCGCGCCACGTTATGGTTTCATACCCGCAGCAGATGCTGGCCCCCGGCTTGGCGGTGCTGACCTTGGTGGCATGTTTTAACCTGCTGGGCGACAGCCTGCGCGGTGCGCTTGAAGTGCGGGGAAGATAA
- a CDS encoding ABC transporter ATP-binding protein → MLQVENIHLSFRQRDGLFSRSRKQVLKGVSLSMENGECLGLIGESGSGKSTLGRVITGTARPDRGTVRLMEQDIYAGTGFAKSTGLGGRVSIVFQDYNASVNPYFSVRDILEEPLRGLGGGSVEEIPALAGRGNRRTAYLEQLLEQVRLPASYLARQPHELSGGELQRVCIARALAARPPLILLDEAVSSLDVSVQYQVLQLLKALKEERNLSYLFISHDLTAVTYLCDRILFFNDGAIVEQVDDLEELPRVRSGYARQLLEAVLV, encoded by the coding sequence ATGTTGCAGGTTGAGAATATCCATTTGAGCTTCAGGCAGAGGGATGGCCTGTTTTCCCGTTCCCGCAAGCAGGTGCTCAAGGGGGTCTCCCTTTCTATGGAAAACGGGGAGTGCCTTGGGCTTATAGGTGAAAGCGGCAGCGGCAAGAGCACGCTGGGCAGGGTTATTACCGGAACAGCACGGCCGGACCGGGGAACTGTGCGGCTTATGGAGCAGGATATTTACGCCGGAACCGGGTTTGCAAAAAGCACCGGGCTGGGTGGTAGGGTAAGTATTGTATTCCAGGACTACAACGCCTCGGTGAATCCGTACTTCTCTGTCAGGGACATTCTGGAAGAGCCGCTGCGGGGGCTTGGAGGCGGTTCCGTGGAAGAGATTCCGGCTCTTGCCGGGAGAGGAAACAGGCGGACGGCCTATCTGGAGCAGTTGCTGGAGCAGGTGCGGTTGCCTGCTTCCTATCTTGCACGGCAGCCGCACGAACTGAGCGGGGGCGAGTTACAGCGCGTGTGCATAGCGCGTGCACTGGCGGCACGGCCACCGCTGATACTGCTGGACGAGGCGGTCAGCTCGCTTGATGTTTCCGTGCAGTATCAGGTGTTGCAGTTGCTCAAGGCGCTTAAGGAGGAGCGGAACCTCTCGTATCTTTTTATCTCCCATGATCTTACTGCGGTGACCTACCTGTGTGACAGGATACTCTTTTTTAATGACGGGGCCATTGTTGAACAGGTGGACGACCTTGAAGAGCTGCCCCGCGTGCGCAGCGGCTACGCGCGGCAATTGCTGGAGGCTGTTCTGGTCTGA
- a CDS encoding ABC transporter ATP-binding protein, with product MSKTTSMSTIIGPEDASPGAVLRDDGAALLTVDELCVDYVGGRVPQKLIEGISFPLRQGECLGILGESGSGKSITCKALMGLLDNDFLVRGAVRLKGEGLPLQDERVMRPKRGRQIAIIMQNPLSAFNPLFTIGEQLEETFRTHLGGSVRAGVLAADTLDRMLIKEPQRVLRCFPYQLSGGMLQRVMIGLTLALQPALILADEPTTALDSVTQHEVMREFVRLRQQSNGAMIFVSHDLGALRMVADAVLVMCQGRAVEYGPAETVFNNPRHEHTRYLIETRRELTGRFARLVGAAGAGHALACVSEDAHVAG from the coding sequence ATGAGCAAGACGACAAGCATGAGCACGATAATTGGGCCGGAAGACGCCAGCCCGGGGGCGGTGCTGCGTGACGATGGCGCGGCACTGCTGACTGTGGATGAGCTTTGCGTGGACTATGTGGGCGGCAGAGTGCCGCAGAAGCTGATTGAGGGGATATCTTTTCCGCTGCGGCAGGGGGAATGCCTGGGCATTCTGGGAGAGAGCGGCAGCGGCAAGAGCATTACATGCAAAGCGCTGATGGGACTGCTGGACAACGACTTTTTGGTGCGGGGGGCTGTGCGTCTGAAGGGAGAGGGATTGCCGCTTCAGGACGAGCGGGTCATGCGGCCCAAACGCGGCAGGCAGATAGCCATTATCATGCAAAATCCGCTTTCTGCCTTCAATCCCCTTTTCACCATAGGCGAGCAGCTGGAGGAAACGTTCCGGACCCATCTGGGCGGTTCGGTGCGGGCGGGAGTTCTGGCGGCGGATACGCTGGACCGCATGCTCATAAAGGAGCCGCAGCGGGTGTTGCGTTGTTTTCCGTACCAGTTGAGCGGGGGCATGCTCCAGCGTGTGATGATAGGGCTGACCTTGGCCCTTCAGCCTGCGTTGATCCTTGCTGACGAGCCGACAACGGCTCTGGACAGCGTGACGCAGCATGAGGTGATGCGGGAATTTGTGCGCCTGCGTCAGCAGAGCAACGGTGCCATGATTTTTGTTTCGCATGATCTCGGTGCCCTGCGGATGGTGGCTGATGCCGTGCTGGTTATGTGTCAGGGCAGGGCTGTGGAATATGGTCCCGCAGAGACTGTTTTTAACAATCCCCGCCATGAGCACACCCGGTATCTTATTGAGACGCGCAGGGAGCTTACCGGACGCTTTGCGAGGCTTGTGGGCGCGGCGGGTGCGGGACATGCTTTGGCCTGTGTGAGTGAGGATGCCCATGTTGCAGGTTGA